From Pirellulales bacterium, a single genomic window includes:
- the xerC gene encoding tyrosine recombinase XerC yields MRDAISRFLQFLQVERNASDLTIKSYREDLDHLATFLAEASGGNSPAAEAITTLDLRGYVAALHEAGYAKTTIARRLASMRSFFRFGQRDGWTKANPAKPLRNPRKPRDLPHFLSSDDVGKLLEAPLANRPFGLRDRAMLETMYSAGLRVSELVGLNDDDIDQSAGIMRVRGKGRKERLAPVGSYAHQAIERWLQKRHLAESLKKSPSPPIFTNKFGKRLTTRSVGRLLEKHIETAGLDRRTTPHTLRHSFATHLLDRGADIRSVQELLGHKSLGTTQIYTHLTTANLRKVYEKAHPRAR; encoded by the coding sequence ATGCGAGACGCTATCTCTCGCTTCTTGCAATTTCTCCAGGTCGAACGCAACGCTTCCGACCTGACAATCAAAAGCTACCGCGAAGATCTCGATCATCTCGCGACCTTTCTTGCCGAAGCCAGTGGAGGAAACTCACCTGCGGCCGAAGCCATAACAACACTGGATCTTCGCGGCTACGTGGCGGCACTGCACGAGGCAGGCTATGCCAAAACAACCATCGCCCGTCGGCTGGCATCGATGCGCAGTTTCTTTCGCTTCGGCCAGCGCGACGGCTGGACGAAAGCCAATCCCGCCAAGCCACTACGAAACCCGCGTAAGCCGCGCGATTTGCCTCACTTTCTGTCGAGTGACGACGTTGGGAAGTTGCTCGAAGCGCCGCTGGCAAATCGACCGTTTGGTTTGCGCGATCGGGCGATGCTCGAAACAATGTATTCGGCAGGTCTCCGTGTGAGCGAACTCGTTGGCCTCAACGATGACGACATCGACCAGTCTGCCGGCATTATGCGAGTTCGCGGCAAAGGTCGCAAAGAACGCTTGGCGCCGGTCGGTTCATATGCTCACCAAGCGATCGAGCGTTGGCTCCAAAAGCGTCATCTGGCGGAATCGTTAAAAAAATCTCCAAGCCCGCCGATTTTCACCAACAAATTCGGCAAGCGACTTACTACACGGAGCGTCGGGCGATTGCTGGAAAAACATATCGAAACGGCCGGCCTCGACCGCCGCACTACTCCACACACGCTGCGGCATAGCTTTGCCACCCACTTGCTCGACCGCGGCGCCGACATTCGTAGCGTGCAGGAATTGCTCGGCCACAAGAGCCTCGGCACGACGCAAATCTACACGCACTTGACGACGGCGAATCTGCGGAAGGTGTATGAGAAGGCGCATCCTCGCGCACGATAA
- the trxA gene encoding thioredoxin, with product MGSAAEFTDANFKTDVLHSSQPVLVDFWAPWCGPCRMIAPVVEELAAENQGSLKVGKLNIDDNPSVAMEYGVSSIPTLMIFKGGNVIDRFVGVQPKSRLQQAIDAAKG from the coding sequence ATGGGCAGTGCCGCCGAATTTACGGACGCCAATTTCAAAACCGACGTACTTCACTCGAGCCAACCGGTGTTGGTCGATTTTTGGGCCCCGTGGTGCGGACCTTGCCGGATGATTGCCCCTGTGGTCGAAGAGTTGGCCGCCGAAAATCAAGGATCTCTCAAAGTCGGCAAGCTAAATATCGACGACAACCCCTCAGTCGCGATGGAATACGGCGTTAGCAGCATCCCGACGTTGATGATCTTTAAAGGGGGTAACGTCATTGACCGCTTTGTGGGAGTGCAACCGAAAAGCCGACTGCAGCAAGCGATTGATGCCGCGAAAGGATAG
- a CDS encoding ATP-dependent Clp protease ATP-binding subunit has product MYERFTDRARKVMQLANQEAQRFNHEYIGTEHVLLGLIKEGSGVAANVLKNLDIDLRKIRLEVEKLVQSGPDMVTMGKLPQTPRAKKVIEYAMEEARNLNHNYVGTEHILLGLLREQEGVAAQVLMNLGLKLEDVREEVLSLLGHGMEGEGGGGERGGMERAGGGGGSEGSGSAKSGKSKTPALDSFGRDLTELARQSKLDPVIGREREIERAIQVLCRRTKNNPVLLGEAGVGKTAIVEGLAQRVVDGNVPEIMSDKRIVVLDLAMMVAGTKYRGQFEERIKAVMNEVRRAKNTILFIDELHTLVGAGGAEGAIDASNVLKPALARGEIQCIGATTLDEYRKYIEKDSALARRFQEIIVEPSNKSETIEILKGLRDRYEQHHRVQITDDAVEQAVELSTRYITGRCLPDKAIDVIDEAGARVRLKAMTKPPDLKEIDEEVERLNKEKEEAVANQDFEKAASLRDSADKLKKKKQQITRDWRERSRETDGVVDEEVIAEVISKMTGIPLTRMTTEDSMRLMKMEEELHNRVVSQDEAIKSISKAVRRSRSGLKDPKRPTGCFIFAGPTGVGKTLLAKALADFMFGDEEALIQIDMSEYMEKHNVSRLIGAPPGYVGYEEGGQLTEKIRRRPYSVVLLDEIEKAHPDVFNMLLQVMEEGRLTDSFGRHVDFRNVILIMTTNAGAEAIKNEAEFGFRKADSDSSYESMKERVTERIEKVFRPEFLNRLDDLIVFRHLTKNDLKNVIDIELSKVRGRLLDRGLKLVLSDEAKEFVIRKGSNLDFGARPLRREIEQRIEDPLSEELLKGEFQGKDTILVDVKKNDEGKVMHLTFTGMVGEPELVGAAVDAGGNENDEPEPAGEGP; this is encoded by the coding sequence ATGTACGAACGCTTTACCGATCGGGCTCGCAAGGTCATGCAATTGGCGAACCAGGAAGCCCAGCGTTTCAATCACGAATACATCGGCACCGAGCACGTCTTGCTAGGCCTCATCAAAGAAGGCAGCGGCGTGGCGGCCAATGTACTGAAGAACCTCGACATCGACCTGCGGAAGATTCGCCTGGAAGTCGAAAAACTCGTCCAGAGCGGCCCGGATATGGTTACGATGGGCAAGCTGCCGCAAACCCCGCGAGCGAAAAAGGTCATCGAATATGCGATGGAAGAAGCCCGCAATTTGAATCACAACTACGTTGGCACCGAGCATATCCTGCTCGGCCTTCTACGCGAGCAAGAAGGCGTAGCGGCTCAGGTTCTCATGAACCTGGGCCTCAAGCTTGAAGACGTGCGCGAAGAGGTGCTCAGTCTATTGGGCCACGGCATGGAAGGAGAAGGCGGAGGCGGCGAGCGCGGGGGCATGGAACGAGCGGGAGGCGGAGGCGGCTCGGAAGGGAGCGGCAGCGCGAAGAGTGGCAAGTCGAAGACGCCGGCGCTCGATAGCTTCGGCCGCGATCTGACCGAGCTGGCCCGGCAAAGCAAGCTCGACCCCGTGATTGGCCGCGAGCGCGAAATCGAACGGGCCATCCAAGTCCTCTGCCGTCGCACCAAGAACAATCCGGTGCTTCTCGGCGAAGCTGGCGTTGGCAAGACCGCGATCGTCGAGGGGCTTGCCCAGCGAGTGGTCGATGGCAATGTGCCGGAAATCATGAGCGACAAGCGAATCGTCGTGCTCGATCTGGCAATGATGGTCGCCGGCACGAAATATCGCGGCCAATTCGAAGAGCGCATCAAAGCGGTGATGAACGAGGTTCGCCGCGCGAAGAACACAATTTTGTTCATCGACGAACTTCACACGCTCGTGGGCGCTGGCGGCGCGGAAGGAGCGATCGACGCCAGCAACGTGCTCAAGCCGGCGCTGGCGCGCGGCGAAATCCAGTGCATCGGTGCGACGACGCTCGACGAGTACCGCAAGTACATCGAGAAAGATAGCGCACTGGCCCGCCGGTTCCAGGAAATTATCGTCGAACCATCCAACAAGTCGGAAACGATCGAAATCCTGAAGGGCCTACGCGATCGGTACGAGCAGCACCATCGCGTACAGATCACCGATGATGCCGTCGAGCAAGCGGTAGAGCTTTCGACCCGTTACATCACCGGCCGCTGCCTGCCCGACAAGGCAATCGACGTCATTGATGAAGCCGGCGCCCGCGTGCGGCTGAAAGCGATGACCAAGCCGCCGGATCTCAAGGAAATTGACGAAGAAGTCGAGCGGCTCAACAAAGAAAAGGAAGAAGCCGTCGCGAATCAAGATTTCGAAAAAGCGGCTTCACTTCGTGATTCGGCCGACAAGCTGAAGAAAAAAAAGCAGCAAATCACCCGCGACTGGCGCGAACGCAGCCGCGAGACCGACGGCGTCGTGGACGAAGAAGTGATCGCCGAGGTCATTTCCAAGATGACCGGCATCCCGCTGACTCGCATGACAACTGAAGACAGCATGCGGCTGATGAAAATGGAGGAAGAGCTTCACAATCGCGTTGTCAGCCAGGACGAGGCGATCAAGAGCATCTCGAAGGCCGTCCGCCGCAGTCGCAGCGGATTGAAAGATCCGAAGCGACCGACCGGCTGCTTTATCTTTGCCGGTCCCACGGGGGTCGGCAAGACGCTGCTCGCCAAAGCGCTGGCAGACTTCATGTTTGGCGATGAGGAAGCGCTGATTCAGATCGACATGAGCGAGTATATGGAAAAGCACAACGTCAGCCGACTCATCGGAGCGCCGCCGGGCTACGTGGGCTATGAAGAAGGAGGGCAGCTTACGGAAAAGATCCGCCGCCGCCCGTACTCGGTGGTGCTGCTCGACGAAATCGAAAAAGCACACCCCGACGTGTTCAACATGCTCTTGCAAGTGATGGAAGAAGGCCGCCTGACCGACAGCTTCGGCCGCCACGTCGACTTCCGCAACGTAATCTTGATTATGACGACCAATGCTGGGGCGGAAGCGATCAAAAACGAAGCCGAGTTCGGCTTCCGCAAGGCCGACAGCGATTCTTCGTATGAAAGCATGAAGGAGCGGGTCACGGAACGGATCGAAAAGGTTTTCCGCCCCGAGTTCCTCAACCGCTTGGATGACCTGATCGTGTTCCGTCACTTGACGAAAAACGATCTGAAGAATGTGATCGACATCGAACTTTCCAAAGTTCGCGGCCGGTTGCTGGATCGCGGCCTGAAACTGGTGTTGAGCGACGAAGCGAAGGAATTCGTGATCCGAAAAGGCTCGAACCTCGACTTCGGCGCACGGCCGCTGCGCCGCGAAATCGAGCAGCGCATCGAAGACCCGCTTTCGGAGGAACTGCTCAAAGGCGAGTTCCAAGGCAAGGACACGATTCTTGTCGACGTCAAGAAAAACGACGAAGGCAAGGTCATGCACTTGACGTTCACCGGCATGGTCGGCGAGCCAGAATTGGTCGGTGCCGCAGTGGACGCCGGAGGCAACGAAAACGACGAGCCGGAGCCGGCCGGCGAAGGGCCGTAA